In Thermodesulfovibrionales bacterium, a single window of DNA contains:
- a CDS encoding tetratricopeptide repeat protein — protein MDMKRSKGISMALQAIIIILTLITGCASMSSDEKIKRSTAHYQLGISYLNDNNVQPAYVELQKALDLNPHDKEVLNALGVIHLLKFEDYPKAVEYFKRALNEDKNFSEASNNLGFAYEREERFQEAIESYKDALSNPFYKNAQKAFNNLGRAYYRIRKYDEAADAYKESIRRSSDFPLPYYGLALSYNALGRYDDAAAALKMAIGLDPDYKGDTEKFRKEIRERRLFAKGNEERDIDDLIEILNY, from the coding sequence ATGGATATGAAGAGGTCCAAAGGAATCAGCATGGCATTGCAGGCCATCATTATCATCCTGACGCTCATTACGGGTTGCGCAAGCATGAGCAGTGATGAGAAGATAAAACGGTCCACTGCCCATTATCAGTTAGGGATATCATATCTCAATGACAACAATGTCCAGCCGGCCTATGTAGAACTCCAGAAGGCATTGGACCTCAATCCTCATGATAAGGAGGTCCTGAACGCCCTCGGTGTTATCCATCTCCTGAAGTTTGAAGACTATCCCAAGGCAGTAGAATATTTCAAAAGGGCCTTGAATGAGGACAAGAACTTTTCTGAGGCCTCAAATAATCTCGGCTTCGCATACGAACGGGAGGAAAGGTTCCAGGAGGCTATCGAATCATACAAGGATGCCCTCTCAAACCCTTTTTACAAGAATGCGCAAAAGGCCTTCAACAATCTCGGCAGGGCCTACTACAGGATCAGGAAGTACGATGAAGCCGCAGACGCCTATAAGGAATCGATAAGGAGGTCCTCTGATTTTCCTCTTCCCTATTATGGCCTTGCCCTCTCCTACAACGCCCTCGGAAGGTATGATGACGCTGCGGCAGCCCTTAAGATGGCGATTGGGCTTGATCCCGACTATAAGGGGGATACGGAGAAGTTTCGCAAAGAGATAAGGGAGAGAAGGCTGTTCGCAAAAGGAAATGAAGAAAGGGACATAGATGACCTCATTGAAATTTTGAATTACTGA
- a CDS encoding S8 family serine peptidase: MTKRIVSIFMALFLVSCGNSKISGVTTETRSETSVSKQAVLPPVTMESVLSQAEKGRYKEGELLVKFKSGVSSRSALSAHRSSGATVVRRYSIVENLEHVKLPKGLSVKEAISRYMADPSVEYAEPNYTKCLSSTVPNDLYFNPQQWALNNTGTYANGTAGADIKMPISWDITTGNGNLIIAVLDTGIDYGHPDLVNNIWTNPGETCSDGIDHDGNGFVNDCKGWDFVNGDNDPIDDNGHGTHVAGIIGAVGNNGTGISGVMWNVKLMPLKIFDATGQVEDTQCGGPSGFIADEVAAIEYSTANGAKVINASFGGPDFCNTELSAIASANAAGVLFVASSGNSGTNNDLAPEYPASYSLPNIISVSATDQNDRRASFANFGLQSVHVAAPGVYILSTITPGLTFSLCTGAPFPGYDICSGTSMAAPHVSGLAGLLLSYYTNFTYIQARSTILRYVDVLPDLTGWVETGGRINAYKALSSLLTPTNLQATGTTPSSISLSWTDNATGEDGYKVERKGADGTFVQIAVLGPNSTTFTDSGLTPSTGYTYRVRAYNTIPADSSYSNETSATTLSASADQGGGGGGGCSIGARQNMPTTMADAALILLPLVYVALMRRKR; encoded by the coding sequence ATGACAAAAAGGATTGTCTCTATCTTTATGGCACTGTTTCTTGTATCATGCGGAAATTCCAAGATTTCCGGTGTCACTACAGAGACCCGAAGTGAGACCAGCGTTTCAAAACAGGCAGTCCTGCCCCCGGTAACGATGGAGTCGGTCCTGTCCCAGGCTGAGAAGGGAAGATACAAAGAGGGTGAACTCCTCGTCAAGTTCAAGTCCGGCGTATCGTCTCGATCTGCCTTGAGTGCCCATCGGTCATCCGGTGCGACTGTCGTGAGGAGATACAGCATCGTCGAGAACCTTGAGCACGTGAAACTTCCGAAGGGGCTCTCGGTGAAAGAAGCGATCAGCCGTTACATGGCCGATCCTAGTGTGGAATATGCAGAGCCGAACTATACAAAATGTCTCAGCTCTACCGTTCCTAATGACCTTTATTTTAATCCGCAGCAGTGGGCCCTCAATAATACCGGCACCTACGCCAACGGTACAGCAGGCGCGGATATCAAGATGCCTATCTCGTGGGACATTACAACGGGAAACGGGAATCTCATTATCGCTGTCCTGGACACAGGAATAGACTACGGCCATCCCGATTTAGTGAATAACATATGGACGAATCCCGGAGAGACATGCTCGGACGGCATAGATCACGATGGAAACGGCTTTGTCAATGACTGCAAGGGATGGGATTTTGTGAATGGCGACAATGACCCGATAGATGACAATGGACACGGGACGCATGTGGCGGGGATCATCGGCGCCGTCGGCAATAATGGGACAGGCATTAGCGGCGTAATGTGGAATGTGAAGCTCATGCCACTGAAGATCTTCGATGCAACGGGTCAGGTGGAAGATACCCAATGTGGAGGGCCATCAGGTTTTATAGCCGACGAAGTTGCAGCCATCGAGTATTCTACTGCGAACGGTGCAAAGGTTATCAATGCCAGTTTTGGCGGGCCTGATTTCTGTAATACTGAGCTCTCTGCCATAGCATCGGCGAATGCTGCAGGTGTCCTTTTTGTTGCTTCTTCCGGTAATAGCGGCACAAACAACGACCTTGCGCCGGAATACCCTGCCAGTTACAGCCTTCCCAATATCATCTCTGTCAGTGCCACTGACCAGAACGACAGGAGGGCCTCCTTTGCTAATTTCGGTCTACAATCCGTTCATGTCGCAGCGCCCGGTGTCTATATTCTAAGTACGATCACTCCGGGTTTAACCTTTTCCCTCTGCACTGGTGCACCCTTCCCCGGATATGATATCTGCAGCGGAACCTCCATGGCCGCTCCCCATGTCTCTGGGCTTGCCGGGCTCCTCTTGAGTTACTATACGAATTTTACCTATATCCAGGCACGTTCAACGATCCTCAGGTATGTCGATGTTCTCCCTGACCTCACAGGATGGGTCGAGACAGGGGGAAGGATCAACGCTTATAAGGCGCTTTCGTCGTTGTTGACGCCGACAAATCTTCAGGCAACAGGAACAACTCCATCGAGCATATCGTTGTCCTGGACAGACAATGCCACTGGTGAGGACGGATACAAGGTAGAAAGAAAAGGTGCGGACGGAACGTTCGTCCAGATAGCTGTGCTCGGACCGAATTCCACGACTTTTACTGATTCCGGTCTCACTCCTTCCACCGGCTATACCTACCGGGTTAGGGCATACAACACGATCCCTGCGGACTCCTCGTACTCGAATGAGACATCCGCCACTACGCTGTCTGCATCAGCCGACCAAGGAGGCGGAGGAGGAGGGGGCTGTTCCATTGGTGCGAGACAGAACATGCCGACGACGATGGCCGATGCCGCTCTCATCCTGTTACCCCTGGTATACGTCGCACTTATGAGGCGGAAGAGATAA